From the genome of Ailuropoda melanoleuca isolate Jingjing unplaced genomic scaffold, ASM200744v2 unplaced-scaffold8469, whole genome shotgun sequence:
aaggagaaatttaGAAAGAATCTAAATTAGGAACTCtctaattaaaaagataaaaacatgatattaaatattaactCACATAGTAACACACTTACATGTAAATAGACACCATTAACATGTGTGAAGTAACTGTTCTCTTAAGTAGGATGAGTACATACTTTAATAATTTATGCAGTATGTTAGTTTATacctgcaaatattttcatcattgaGGGAGCAAAGGCAGAGTACCTAACATCTACTGAACATCTCTTATGGGCCAGGAACTATGCTAAATAGTTCATCTATTTTAACTCTCTTTCATCCTTATAATAATCCTTTGAGGCATATACTATTATTTCTCCCAATTCACAGAGGcaaaaactgaagcacagagagtttaattaacttccccaaggtcatgTCACTAGGAATCATaagaaatagcatttgaaaaCTGTCAGTACGACTAGACCTTAAGTTTCCTATTAACAAgtattttacttattgatttacttttttaatatgtacatattttctttatttttcaaaaacacaaacaggAGGAAGAAACCAGAAGTAAGTGAAATTGATTACCTATAGGGAGTGATGTAAAATGAGATGGAAGCTATGGAAGGGAGATGACAATATTATTGGCATGACCTTAGTCATGGAAGTGATGTGTAAACTTGTGTTTTCAAACGTGACTATCATGCTGGGATTCAGAGATGAAATCCAAGGTTATAGAGTCATTACAAAACAAATGATTGCATAGAACATTTATATGTGTGCTTATGAGGATCTAAATACATAAGCATGCTGAATGGAATTTGATACCCCAGGCTTAGGTCTGCTCATTCATGGTCACAAGAGGAtgatattttctccatttcaattGACAGGAACATTTCTGATCCCATCTCACAAGTTTGAAATCATGGACCAAGGAAATAAATCAGGAGTGACTAAATTTATACTGCATGGTCTTTCAGGTTCTCGAGAGCTACAACttttctattttgcattttttacacTTTTCTATGTATCCGTTGTGCTGGGTAACCTCCTCATTGTGCTTCACTGTTATCTCTGAACCTGCACtacacacacccatgtacttccTACTCAGTAACCACTCCCTCATTGATGTGTGTCTATCCACCCCTGCCACCCGCAAAATGATTACTGATTTCCTTATGGAGCACAAGACCATCTCTTTTGATGTCTGTATGACCCAGATATTCTTTCTGCATGTCTTTGCTGGTGGTGAAAGGATGCTCCTTGTGGCTATGGCTTATGACAGATATGTTGCCATATGCCGACCCCTGTACTATGCAATCATGAGTCTGCGCAAGTGCACAAGCCTTGTGGTGGGCTCCTGGCTCATCGGGGTTTTGCACTCACTAAGTCAGTTGGTGTTCACAGTAAGCCTTCCTTTCTGTGGCCCCAATAAAGTGGACAGTTACTTCTGTGACCTTCTCCTGGTAATCAAACTTGCCTGCACCAATACCTTTACTCTTGAGGTACTGATGCTTTCAGACAGTGGTCTAATGGCCACGAGCTCCTCTGTGCTCTTGCTGATCTCCTACATGGTCATCCTGGTTACCGTGCAATGGCATCCTTCAGCAGGCATGGCCAAGGCAAGGGCCACCCTGACTGCCCATATCATTGTGGTGACCCTCTTCTTTGGGCCCTGCATCTTCATTTATGCCTGGCCTTTTAGCATTCTCCCAGTGGATATGGTTCTCTccatattttatactattttcaCCCCTCTTTTAAGCCCCATGATCTATGCCTTAAGAAATAAGGAGGTAATATCAGCAATGCAAAAGCTAAGGAGTCGACAAGTGTGTTTCTGAAAGTCTCCCAGCTATTCCTTGTGCTAAGTAACACCTACAATAAAAGCCAGGTTAGTGCACCTTACTCTGTCAACTACCGGTCTGTCTGAAataccattttcttcctctttctagcATTCTCTAACAATAAGCAAACTCTCTTAGATAACAGAATTGGACttcctattttttgtttatgAAACAATTCTTATTTCAGACTAAAATTATTTATAGGAagctttttcttttactataaaaTGTGTGCATCAAATCCATGCTTCTTTCAAGAAACTTAAtatgaaaatgtacaaaatactaaagtgatgtaaaatatttaaatcatattttaaagtttcaggaTAGTGATTGATTTGCAGTTATTCTTCAGTTATCTTATCTGGTATCACAAATTAGAGGTAGGGATTAtcataaattttatcatttctggtTATATACCTtattctgcctctgtctctgtctgtaaATGTATACAAACACCCACACTTATATTCTTTGCTATTCAAACTATTTCTATTTGAATTAATAAGCTAAatagattgggtttttttttttttttgcatatagggAAAGTATTTTTTGCAATCTGAGCTCTCACAACAAAGTATCCAAACATAGGCACCAAAGAGCAAACAGACTATGTTGCAGAACTCATTACCCAAACTCAGAAACCAAGTACGATTCATATATTTACATTAACCATGCTACAAATACTAAAACTTGAGCTCACAGTATTTCTTTATATCAGTGTATTAAAGTTTAGAATTGACATTCAAAGTTCCATGACTACACTCAAAAATGGATATTGTTCCCCGTATAAGTAGACCGTTTTCATCAACAGTGCTAAATATATGGTTTTGTTCTCTATATTCTCACCTATCTCTATGCAATTCATGCTCTCTAATCcataccaacaaacaaaacataattcAGAATACATTTTTTCGAAGCTATCTAAAAACGAgaattcttttgactttttaaggAAGACTACATTTTcacacttatttaatatttaattcttgCAGTCTAACCCCTCTGTCACCAATTAGAAGACTGAAAGTCATGCATCATACAAATTAAGTGAGTCGAGTGCAATCATAATCAGCAAATCAGTAGAGCATAATCAAATCAGCATGTATCAGGAAATGATACAAAAGCCCTTCAATTTCTAACTTCTAATACTTGAAAGAAAAGCAATTCCCCAAAGGCAAAATATGGTATTGTGTGTAGAAGAAACGGTAGTGTGGAATAGGATTTAGTACCAAGtatgttttaaacaatttttgacTCATTTTTCCCATCATGACTTTACCACTCTACAAGACTCTGTTGATTCCTTTGTGaaacatagaattaaaaaaataaactattatagGACTGTGtcatgatggtgatgatgatgataatgagaaAGCCAAACATACTTAATGATCACAATGTAACATATAAATTGTACCATTTTAccatctcatttgattctcacaaaatATCTGTAGATTAGAAAAATAAGATCATACCTCTACTACTGGCAATATTGAAATTTAGGTAACTCTGAAACTCCTACAAAAAAACTTATGAAttcgattttttaaaatatttttatattatgttagtcaccatacagtaaatccctggtttttgacctaaagttcgatgattcattagttgcacataacacccagtgcaccatgcaatatgtgccctccttactacccttcaccagcctatcccattcccccactgccctccccactgaagtcctcagtttgtttctcagagtccatagtctctcatgcttcactcccccctctgattacccccctttctttatccctttcttctcctactgatcttcctagttcttatgttccatagatgagtgaaaccatatgataattgtctttctctgcttgacttatttcacttagcattatctcctccagtgccatccatgttgcagcaaatgttgagaaatcattctttttgatggatgaataatattccattgtatatatggaccacatcttcttaatccagtcatctgttggagggcatctcagctccttccacgatttagctattgtggacagagctgccatgaacattggggcgcatatggcccttctcttcactatgtctgtatctttggggtaaatacccagtagtgcagtggctgggtcatagggtagttaatttttaactttttttattagattttatttatttatacgacagagatagagacagccagcgagatagggaacacaagcagggcggatgggagaggaagaagcaggcccatagcagaagagcccgatgtggggctcgatcccataacgccagaatcatgccctgagccgaaggcagatgcttaaccgctgtgccacccaggcacccctcaattttaaactttttaagggacctccacactgttttccagagtggctgtaccaacttgcattcccaccaacaatgtaggacgtacaccctttctccacatcctctccaacaattgctgttccttgccttgtcaatttttgctattctaactggtgtaaggtggtatcttagtgtggttttgatttgaatttccctgatggctaatgattttgaacattttttcatgtgtctgttagccatttgtatgtcttcattggaaaagtgtctgttcatatcttctgcccattttatgatttgtttatttgtttctcgtgtattgagtttgagaagttctttgtagatcttggataccagtcctttatctgtggtgtcctttgcaaatatattctcccattccgtgggctgtctcttagtttttttgactgtttccttggctgtgcagaagctctttatcctgataaagtcccataagttcattttatcttttatttctcttgcctttggcgatgtgtcgtgaaaaaggttgctctggccgatgtcatagaagttgttgcctatgttctcctctagaattttgatggattcctgtctcacattgaggtctttcatccatttggagtttatttttgtgtatggtgtgagagagtggtcaagtttcattcttttgcatgtagctgtccagttttcccagcaccatttattgaagagactgtcttttttacactggatgtttttttcctgctttgtcaaagattacttgcccaaagagccaagggtccattctgggttctctattctgttccattggtcgatgtgtctgtttttgtgccagtaccatgctgtctttgtgatcacagctttgtagtacagctcgaaatccggcattgtgatgcccccagctttgtttttccttttcaacagttccttggagattcggggccttttctggttccatacaaatttaagggctatttgttccagttctttgaaaaatgtcattggtattttgatcgggatagcactgaaagtgtagattcctctgggtagcatggacattttaactatgttaattcttctgatccatgagcatggaatatttttccatatttttgtgtcttcctcaatgtctttcaagagtgatttgtagtttgtGGAATATAGATTGTTTACATCTCTCATTAAATTACTCCCAAGGTAACGNNNNNNNNNNNNNNNNNNNNNNNNNNNNNNNNNNNNNNNNNNNNNNNNNNNNNNNNNNNNNNNNNNNNNNNNNNNNNNNNNNNNNNNNNNNNNNNNNNNNNNNNNNNNNNNNNNNNNNNNNNNNNNNNNNNNNNNNNNNNNNNNNNNNNNNNNNNNNNNNNNNNNNNNNNNNNNNNNNNNNNNNNNNNNNNNNNNNNNNNNNNNNNNNNNNNNNNNNNNNNNNNNNNNNNNNNNNNNNNNNNNNNNNNNNNNNNNNNNNNNNNNNNNNNNNNNNNNNNNNNNNNNNNNNNNNNNNNNNNNNNNNNNNNNNNNNNNNNNNNNNNNNNNNNNNNNNNNNNNNNNNNNNNNNNNNNNNNNNNNNNNNNNNNaggtaacgtatgatttttggtgctattgtaaatggaatggattccctaatttctctttcttcagtctcattattcatgtatagaaatgcaactgatttctgagcattgattttgtatcccaccacattactgaactgctctatatcttctaatagtttgggagtggattcttttgggttttccatatagagtatcatgtcatctgcgacgagagagagtttgacttcttctttgccgatttggatacattttatccttttttgttgtctgattgctgttgcaaggacttctagtactatgttgaataatgaaggcaagagtgggcatccttttcgtgttcctgatcttaagggaaaggcttccagcttttccccattgagaattatatttgctgtaggcttttcgtagatggtttttatgagattgaggaatgtaccttctatccctacactctgaagggttttaatcagaaaaggatgctgtattttgtcaaatgatttttctgcatctattgagaggatcatatggttcttggcttttttcttgttgatatgatctatcacactgatcaatttgtgaatgttgaaccacctttgcatcccagggatgaatcccacttggtcatgatggataatccttttaacgtacagttggattctattagccaggttTTGCTTATGAATTCTAgatgtattctttaaaataaataaatgaactcatgGCATCTGAAACAGATGCTCTGAGAGGGGAAACTGACAGAAACTGCAGTTCATGAAAATGATGGGCAGTATGCTTGGACATTAGGGGAAAAATCTGTCTTGCAAGAGCATTCGgcagaattgaattttttttgatCTGGGAGTCTCAAAATATATACCTATGGGTACTATCAAGTACAAGGAAAAGACCAAACTACCCTCCTGACCTAGCCTATGGATAGAACAATTGCTTCCTCTTGGAAATTATAACCATGGGATTGCTCACAAATGAGTTTGGAGTCTGTATTTATACTCTCTGCACAGTCAGAGAGTTTTAACCTGAAAAATCAACATTAGCTATTAGGAACCCAGAGCGTCATTGAAATTCGGGGGTCATTTGAAAAACCAAAGTTCAGGTGACCTTGACTGAATTGAGTCAAATTCACAAACACATGAGGACCTATGTACATTGAACAGCAGTCAGTTTAGCAAACAGCAGACTAACTTCCCACTCTCCTCTCAAATCAGTAATAAATCTATTGGATACACATTATGAAGCAAATATATTCAACATGACTaatgatacaaaacaaaataaaaggagaaaatattgctATCATAAAAGAAAAGCCAGTGACTTCTGTTCCTCGGAAAAAGAGTAGACACAATTTTCCATATTCCTCCTGCTAATATAATATCAATCACTATTTGAtataaattgatttatatataaaatatatattgtaacaCTCTGAAAGTTGGAGAGAAGAAGATAGAGTGCATAGGGACACAAGAAATTACATGACAGAAGATGCCAACAACACAGGAACACTAATGAGAATAGGCCAAAAAAGTCCCCCAAAAAATCCTCTTCATTCTAGCCAAACAACCAGGAGAGGGGCTGCCTAGCAAGATAAGATATTTAAACAACAACTTCTCTACTTCAGCCAAACACCACAAAAGAATCTTTGGTCCCATCTCACCTATACCAGCAAAGGGCAAATGGGGAGCCTGGGCTCCTACTGCTGGCCAGGATGTAACAAGCTACCCCAGCACCCCCACACCCCTGAGGAAGTGTCAGAGAAGGCCAAGTATGGGACCTGCACTTTCATCTTTGTCAGACTGGAAACAGCACCTCCTCCAGTGGTGTAAGTGAGCAGCAGTGACAACACAATCGGCAACCCTATCCCTCCTAGAAATCAGTGGAGGCCTAGTAAGGGTCCGgagctctccttccctcccagcgGTAACAAGAAGTGTCCTCACCTCCCTTTGTGTGCTGACAGAAGCAGAGTTGGGAAACAAGACTTCTACACCCACGTGGCAGGAACAAAGGGGTATCCCTCTTTCTTCACTtgtcagaaaaatgtaaaaacaagcCAACTAAGACAGAATGTTGAAATAAGGTTCAGAGTCttaaaatataatacacataatgTTGAGATtccaattaaaaatcattaatcatACAAAGTTGAAAATCTtaacttctggggtgcctgggtggcacagcggttaagcgtctgccttcagctcagggcgtgatcccggcattgtgggatcaatccccacaacaggctcctccactatgagcctgcttcttcctctcccactcccactgcttgtgttccctctctcctgcctgtctctatctctgtcgaataaataaataaaatctttaaaaaaaaagaaaaatctcaacttcaaagaaaactgaaaatgaatagATGCCAACAACAAGGGGATAGTCGTGTTAGAATTATCCAGATTTTAAAGAAGCTATCCTAAAAATGCTTCAATGAGCAAttatgaatgcatttttaaaaaatgataaaaaattcaacatctcaGCAAATAACAGAATGCAACGTCTTACCAAATAAATAGAAgtacaaaaaagaaccaaatgtaaaacaaaaaatgtaaatataaatcaaatgtaATTGATTATCTATGATtaccaaatgtaaaaaaaaaaaaaaacacccaaattcAATGGATGGGCTCACCAGCAGAATGCAAGAGACAAAGGAATGAATCAGTGATCTGAAATGCAGAATAGAAATTCCCCATTTTGAACAATAGAGAGAATAGATTAAACAGAGCACTCTACTctcaaagagatagaaaatacttCTTCCTACCttaatgaaaagggaaaaggtATTAATATTGACTTCTTaggcattttaaaattgtgagggagccactgaaggaaaaataaaatatatgattttcaaactagtaaaggaaacaaaagtgagCCAAAACTTGATCCACTAAATAGAAGgcaagaatgaaatagaaaagaaacacagtaaaaacaaagcatagtagtgaaaataaatgcaagtaGGAGAGAGAATTGAGACTTAATTTACCTTAGAAATGTAATCTAGTTCACTTCCTATTGATGGGCATACTTCTGAATGAACCAAGTTCTTCTGGGTTCTGTAAATGAGAAAGACCATTTTTGATACTTTTCGCCACTGTTGAAAAtaggcatttcacagaagaaaactACATGTATAattaatttgtgaaaaaaattcaaaatcattaatAACCGCAGAAAAGCCAATAATAACCACAATAATATACCTGTGACCATGTgcctaattggaaaaaaaaatcagtacattttatgttatagcCAAAGAAGGACAAGCTCAAACTCAAGGAGAAAGCTTGGCTTCTCTCACAGCTTAGTAAAGAAGTTCagtcactggggcgcctgggtagcgcagtcttaagcatctgccttcggctcaggatgtgatcctggcattctgggatcgagtcccacaccaggctcctcttgggagcctgtttcttcctctcccactcccctgctgtgttccctctctcactggctgtctctctgtcacataaataaataaaaatcttaaaaaaaaaaagaagttcggTCACTGGTTGGGCCAGGTGAGACCTGACCTTGAACTGCTGCGCAATGTTAGACCACCCATTGTGCAGGTGGGGAAACAGGTAACCAGCAACTGGTAAGGTGTGTGTGCACAAGGCCTCTGGGTTCTAACATGGGCAAAAGCCTTTAGGAGTGGGGAGCTCTGGTTTCTGTGTGGAGAGTGCTGTGGAAAGGTTACCACCAGAATGAAGTCTGCAAGGTCAGAGAGGGACTGCCATTTTGGGTCAGGGTCTGGGATGTCCATTGGATGTCCTCACATACACCACTGACCCCAGCCCATGCCTGAACTGGTAGGAGAGTCTCTTCATCTTGCAATGTGCTTCTAGGTCCCTCCTCTGAGAAAGGTTAATATCATGGTCACTTTAAAGGAGATATACTTAAAGGAATTCTCATCACAGGACATATAATAATGGGTGAATTCAGAGCTGAGAAGTGATatacagataaacaaaactaAGTGCAAATGTGTGAAACCATTTTGTAGCGTAATTTGGAAATATCTAGTAATGCTAAAGATTTGTATCCTTTATGATTTAGCAATTATTCTGCTAGGAATACATTCTGGAGAACCCCCAGCACATACTTATTCACACAAATGTTCATTTCAACATTGTTTATAATACCAAGAACTGGAAACAAGCTGGGTGTCTATTCACAAAAAATGACAGAGAACCAATGTAGTCATACAATATGAAAACTATACCATTAAAATGAACTAAAACTATATGCATATCTATTGATAACTGtcccaaataaattatttagtgGAAAACAGCAAGTtgcaaaagacttaaataaacGTGCAAATCCAAGCTATGTATTATTTCTTGGTGGATACATCCCTAtgagtaaaactataaaaaaaaagttatgggaAGTTTAAATATCAAACTCAGGTTAACTCTGAAAAACTGGTTTGTGGGGCTATATAAGGTATTCAAACTAACAACTGtaggagagtaaaaaaaaattcattttccttctacccATCCTAGGTTTATTGGCTAGGACCCTGAACATTAAACTAGCAAAATACagataaacaagagaaaaacatgcaagAGTTATTAACATGTGCATTGCACATACACAGGGAGTAACTCAAAGGGGTGGTTAGAATTTGGTCTTAAATGACATTTTACAAgatctatacattttattttattttttgtcaaatttttatataaattctagtgtaatattgttttcaggaatagaatttagtgatttgtcacttacatacaacacccatgCTCAACAtgacaaatgccctccttaatgtccatcacccatttagtccatcTTCCGCCCACCTCTCTTTATCAACACTCAGTTTAgaactataaattttaaagaagtgaCAAGATAAAGGAAAGGTCTCTGAGTTTCCAGGGCAGCAAAGTGTGGAAAGGCAAATATATGGAGGAACTAATAAAAGATAGTCACTAGCCTTTCAGTAAGTTTTGTTAGATTCCTTTGGTTCCCTCTCTGCACTGAAAAGGACCTAGACTTGTCTGTGGTGATTAACTTCAGTCCTTCCTTGTGGAGAGGGGTCAGGGGGACACCATTACAAATATATGCCCTGCTCTTAGGCAAATAGGTAGAAGGCAGCGAGCTTTTCTTGTATCTGCTTCTTCTCAGTTGCTTTCAGCCCCAAACGATTCagatgccaaagtggcatattttggggtagcataTTCTAATATCTTTCACAATGTTTtattcctaataaaaataaaggaagtatgGCAAAGCATTAAAATTTCACAAAgctgttatattagtcaccatacaatatataccaaaataacaattataaaaaaaataaaagtaaataattgaaTGATACTATAGTGGCAGATACAtggcattatacatttgtcaaaattcataaatTAATGTACAATACCCAAGATTGAACCCTAATGTAATATATGGACTTTGGGTCATTAGGGTGTGTCAGTGAAGGTTCATTAGTGGTAGCAAATGTACCTCTCTGGTAGGGACACTGATAATGGCTGTGTGTGTTGTCAGGGGGAGAgcaaggggtatatgggaactcttgtaccttctgctcaattttgctgtgaacctaaaactgctctaaataataacattatacataaaaaaaaccataaagctGAATACTGTAAACAAAAGCATTAAGttaataattctctttattttcaatatactggaaatatttaaaatcattttagacaagagtaaactgaggctcagagagttaagTCTTTGTCCAATAActtattcttagtttttgacagaactgaaaacatgaaTCCATGTCCTCTAAGTTCTAATTAGTTACCCTTTCCTCCATGTCCACCACATGTTCACACCATGTCCTTCCATTAAAGCCAAAGCATTTCTCATTTAGGCAAGAAGAATTCTCCCTAGAGTAGCTGGTTCAGTTGTATAGAATTCACAGAACATATTTTACTCTAAACACTGTCCAAGGGTTAAATGACCCTGCCTTTTTCTCCTATGATCCTTTTTGCAATTGTCAACAATGTGGGATGTTACTTACTTTGTTCCATTGGGAATATGTAGTGGAAGGTATTAATAATAATCACCATTGGAAGATGAAACTAGGACATCTAGTACTAGTTCTCCAAAGTTTCAATTGATCAATTAGATAAAACCACGGTACGACTccaacttgaaaaaagaaaaaaacatctatAAATATCACTCCTTGAAAGAGATTAACCCCAcaacagaaaaactgaagaattcaatttACATCTCTGACATGCATTATATCAGGTAGGCTAtatccaaaaaagatacacatcaGAAACAGACTGTGT
Proteins encoded in this window:
- the LOC105235317 gene encoding LOW QUALITY PROTEIN: olfactory receptor 4K15 (The sequence of the model RefSeq protein was modified relative to this genomic sequence to represent the inferred CDS: deleted 1 base in 1 codon); translation: MDQGNKSGVTKFILHGLSGSRELQLFYFAFFTLFYVSVVLGNLLIVLTVISEPALHTPMYFLLSNHSLIDVCLSTPATRKMITDFLMEHKTISFDVCMTQIFFLHVFAGGERMLLVAMAYDRYVAICRPLYYAIMSLRKCTSLVVGSWLIGVLHSLSQLVFTVSLPFCGPNKVDSYFCDLLLVIKLACTNTFTLEVLMLSDSGLMATSSSVLLLISYMVILVTVQWHPSAGMAKARATLTAHIIVVTLFFGPCIFIYAWPFSILPVDMVLSIFYTIFTPLLSPMIYALRNKEVISAMQKLRSRQVCF